In one Corythoichthys intestinalis isolate RoL2023-P3 chromosome 16, ASM3026506v1, whole genome shotgun sequence genomic region, the following are encoded:
- the timm29 gene encoding mitochondrial import inner membrane translocase subunit Tim29, whose protein sequence is MALRLVTRRILCVGGDTSIASRSKSYWEKVKNSKAVTWSRSLLSDYKEACREMVVGIWERPIKASLYMTILGGALTCFSSKPDYSSFEAALLERANQLGLLSSWIRNATSDSHVQSLLKLRNEGRLLHVNLGLISLIYFTDHSPDTALYEAQCSSVAKLWREFPRCVMDVGFVGRWWILDSKMKNYDINEDEFLHLPVHMKVSSPPTVQVVESNEQLHKESWLPLKLDAEEK, encoded by the exons ATGGCCTTGCGTTTGGTCACCAGACGGATCCTTTGTGTTGGAGGAGACACTTCAATCGCAAGTCGCTCAAAAAGTTACTGGGAAAAGGTTAAAAATAGTAAAGCAG TTACATGGAGCCGCAGTCTGCTATCTGACTACAAAGAGGCATGTCGTGAAATGGTAGTTGGCATCTGGGAACGTCCTATCAAGGCATCACTTTACATGACCATCCTTGGAGGCGCATTAACCTGTTTCTCCTCCAAGCCGGATTACTCATCTTTTGAGGCTGCCCTCCTGGAGCGTGCCAACCAGCTGGGTCTGCTGTCATCATGGATCCGCAATGCCACTTCTGATAGCCACGTGCAGAGTCTGCTTAAGCTTCGCAATGAGGGCCGTCTGCTTCACGTCAACTTGGGACTAATCTCTTTGATTTATTTTACTGACCATAGCCCTGACACCGCACTGTACGAAGCTCAATGTAGTAGCGTGGCAAAGCTCTGGAGAGAGTTCCCTAGATGCGTCATGGATGTAGGCTTTGTTGGCCGTTGGTGGATCCTGGactcaaaaatgaaaaactatGACATTAATGAAGATGAGTTCTTGCACCTACCGGTGCATATGAAGGTATCATCCCCACCCACGGTTCAGGTGGTGGAATCAAATGAGCAGCTGCACAAAGAGTCTTGGCTTCCACTTAAATTGGATGCTGAagagaaataa
- the rpl23 gene encoding large ribosomal subunit protein uL14, with the protein MSKRGRGGSSGAKFRISLGLPVGAVINCADNTGAKNLYIISVKGIKGRLNRLPAAGVGDMVMATVKKGKPELRKKVHPAVVIRQRKSYRRKDGVFLYFEDNAGVIVNNKGEMKGSAITGPVAKECADLWPRIASNAGSIA; encoded by the exons ATGTCGAAGAGAG GACGTGGTGGTTCATCCGGAGCCAAGTTCCGAATCTCGTTGGGTCTTCCAGTGGGAGCAGTTATTAACTGTGCTGACAACACTG GGGCCAAGAACCTTTACATCATCTCCGTGAAGGGCATCAAAGGGCGTCTTAACCGTCTCCCTGCTGCTGGAGTGGGTGACATGGTGATGGCGACGGTCAAGAAAGGCAAGCCTGAGCTCAGGAAGAAAG TGCATCCTGCAGTCGTGATCAGGCAGAGGAAATCGTATCGGCGGAAAGATGGGGTCTTTCTCTACTTTGAGGACAATGCAGGTGTCATTGTTAATAATAAAGGAGAAATGAAAG GTTCTGCCATCACTGGCCCAGTAGCTAAGGAGTGTGCGGATCTGTGGCCCAGAATTGCCTCAAATGCTGGAAGCATTGCATAA